Proteins encoded together in one Streptomyces sp. NBC_01216 window:
- a CDS encoding DUF397 domain-containing protein, producing the protein MADAAEKERQKEALYALDISGVEWLGAPGTSPDEERVEIAYLPEGAVAMRSSLDKETVLRYTKAEWDAFVLGARDGEFDLT; encoded by the coding sequence ATGGCCGACGCCGCAGAGAAGGAACGTCAGAAGGAAGCGCTCTACGCGCTCGACATCTCCGGGGTCGAGTGGCTCGGTGCGCCCGGGACGAGTCCGGACGAGGAGCGGGTGGAGATCGCCTACCTGCCCGAGGGGGCCGTGGCCATGCGGTCGTCGCTCGACAAGGAGACCGTGCTCCGGTACACGAAGGCCGAATGGGACGCCTTCGTCCTGGGGGCCAGGGACGGCGAGTTCGACCTCACCTGA
- a CDS encoding WXG100 family type VII secretion target codes for MTTAVNYDTVTQAAGDVRLTSTQLSQKLEDLMTEVNRVASNWEGEAKIAYRESQDRLTRDMAGMNQDLMRIARLLDESVIGYQDTDKGNAARFRMNMG; via the coding sequence ATGACGACTGCCGTCAATTACGACACCGTGACGCAGGCGGCGGGCGACGTCCGCCTGACCTCCACCCAGCTCAGCCAGAAGCTCGAAGACCTCATGACCGAGGTCAACCGGGTCGCCTCCAACTGGGAAGGTGAGGCGAAGATCGCGTACCGCGAGAGCCAGGACCGCCTCACCCGGGACATGGCGGGCATGAACCAGGACCTGATGCGCATCGCTCGGCTGCTGGACGAGTCGGTCATCGGGTACCAGGACACCGACAAGGGCAACGCAGCCCGGTTCCGCATGAACATGGGCTGA
- a CDS encoding WXG100 family type VII secretion target, translated as MSKNLNVTSAEQTKLAGRIQDFHDELQARITSLNGVVDRIQAGWQGAASKEYDRVQNDLNLRLKNMRVELVKLEEVMRMSADGFTREEEDRIRGFRKMDDTAQGQSAILGMA; from the coding sequence ATGTCGAAGAATCTGAACGTAACCAGTGCCGAGCAGACCAAGCTCGCCGGCCGGATCCAGGACTTCCACGACGAGCTTCAGGCCCGCATCACCTCGCTCAACGGCGTCGTCGACCGCATCCAGGCGGGCTGGCAGGGCGCGGCCAGCAAGGAGTACGACCGGGTCCAGAACGACCTCAACCTGCGTCTGAAGAACATGCGTGTCGAGCTCGTGAAGCTCGAAGAGGTCATGCGCATGAGCGCCGACGGCTTCACGCGTGAGGAGGAGGACCGCATCCGCGGCTTCCGGAAGATGGACGACACCGCGCAGGGCCAGAGCGCCATCCTCGGCATGGCCTGA
- the mycP gene encoding type VII secretion-associated serine protease mycosin has product MTTYRGAALSAATALVGLLVLAPAACAEAAAATRDGGDGAGFSAGGLDGSGECTFPMKKQIEGIPWPLQRVLLDELWQDTKGKGIRVAVIDTGVDDVNPQLKTAVDASAGKDYLKPDKDNPGPGDETRGRTDGTVDEVGHGTKVAGIIAARPRPGTGFVGLAPEATIIPIRQNDERNSGKSDTMALAIDHAVAKGAHVINISQDTTQPLSPDSDMGKAVARALAKNIVVVASAGNDGMDGTLKSTYPAAFPGVLAVASSDRNNERAPFSQSGTFVGVAAPGVDIVSTVPGGGQCVDNGTSFSAPYVSGVAALLRAEHRDWTAAEIVARIEQTAVRSVNGRDNHVGWGVVDPVRALADGAERQSRPLPDPGPPKPPAPEPAHLALTETPQERTERLATYALGIGGVLVAVVATTAVVIRDSRGRRGGAR; this is encoded by the coding sequence TTGACGACGTACCGAGGCGCGGCCCTGTCGGCCGCCACGGCCCTGGTGGGACTCCTCGTGCTGGCCCCGGCCGCCTGCGCCGAGGCCGCCGCCGCGACGCGGGACGGCGGAGACGGAGCCGGCTTCTCCGCCGGCGGTCTCGACGGCAGCGGCGAGTGCACCTTTCCGATGAAGAAGCAGATCGAGGGCATCCCCTGGCCGCTCCAGCGGGTACTCCTGGACGAGCTCTGGCAGGACACCAAGGGCAAGGGCATCCGGGTCGCTGTCATCGACACCGGCGTCGACGACGTCAACCCGCAGCTGAAGACCGCGGTGGACGCCTCGGCCGGCAAGGACTACCTCAAGCCGGACAAGGACAACCCCGGACCCGGCGACGAGACGCGCGGCAGGACGGACGGCACGGTCGACGAGGTCGGTCACGGCACCAAGGTCGCCGGGATCATCGCCGCCCGCCCCCGTCCGGGCACCGGTTTCGTCGGGCTCGCGCCCGAGGCGACGATCATCCCGATCCGCCAGAACGACGAGCGGAACAGCGGCAAGTCCGACACGATGGCGCTCGCGATCGACCACGCGGTCGCCAAGGGCGCCCACGTCATCAACATCTCGCAGGACACCACCCAGCCGCTCAGCCCCGACTCCGACATGGGCAAGGCGGTGGCCAGGGCGCTGGCGAAGAACATCGTGGTCGTCGCCTCCGCGGGCAACGACGGCATGGACGGCACGCTCAAGAGCACCTACCCCGCCGCCTTCCCCGGGGTACTGGCCGTCGCCTCCTCCGACCGCAACAACGAACGTGCCCCGTTCTCCCAGTCCGGCACCTTCGTCGGCGTGGCGGCGCCCGGCGTCGACATCGTCTCGACCGTCCCCGGCGGCGGCCAGTGCGTCGACAACGGCACCAGCTTCTCCGCCCCGTACGTCTCCGGCGTCGCCGCCCTGTTGCGGGCCGAGCACCGGGACTGGACGGCCGCCGAGATCGTGGCGCGCATCGAGCAGACGGCCGTACGGTCCGTCAACGGCCGTGACAACCACGTGGGCTGGGGTGTCGTGGACCCGGTCCGCGCGCTCGCCGACGGTGCCGAACGACAGTCGCGGCCCCTCCCGGACCCCGGCCCGCCCAAGCCGCCCGCGCCCGAACCCGCCCATCTCGCCCTGACGGAGACGCCGCAGGAGCGGACGGAACGACTCGCCACCTACGCCCTCGGCATCGGTGGCGTCCTGGTCGCGGTGGTCGCCACGACCGCCGTCGTGATCCGTGACAGCAGGGGTCGCCGCGGAGGCGCCCGGTGA
- the eccB gene encoding type VII secretion protein EccB, giving the protein MASRRDELNAYTFAKKRTVAAFLQPSPSGTEEGAPKPLRAVVPGLIVGALVLAGFGAWGMFSPKAPKGWDKPGTKVIVGKQSTTRYVVLTTGKGEGGKTLLHPVLNLASARLLLTPQEFSVIQVDDTVLDAGKPPRGPILGIPYAPDRLPSADEAGRAKRWAVCEQPGGGKGASVQKATFVFADRDFRRTEGKGEKLVDGQILYVKGQKDNARYLVDHTGTKYLIPGDPARSAGLATALVGLNRQPQPVTDDWLATLHTGSPVEFPRIPGEVGTAAGIGGDAGSGLSQTEDRVGMVLLAQTGSGPQHYVVLPGKVQPVSEFTAWLLINSPQTDALDMDGRATAVDAASFTPDSAAFAADLRWPSRKSAQVNATSGAGARDTVCSVLDKVDDKGRTTLTTWAGTRYPAEITAGGTSTYVTPGSGLLYTQVQGNQAKPDGSLFLVTDTGLRYAVQANGDSDAARSDIGAGGQGGQTDGRPEASEAQSRLGYEKVTPVLVPMAWSEFLSKGPRLDTNSARQPQGS; this is encoded by the coding sequence ATGGCATCACGGCGGGACGAGCTCAACGCGTACACCTTTGCGAAGAAGCGCACGGTGGCCGCATTTCTCCAACCCTCTCCCTCGGGTACGGAGGAGGGGGCGCCGAAGCCGCTGCGCGCGGTCGTCCCCGGCCTGATCGTCGGCGCGCTGGTGCTCGCCGGCTTCGGTGCCTGGGGCATGTTCAGCCCCAAGGCCCCCAAGGGGTGGGACAAGCCCGGCACCAAGGTCATCGTCGGCAAGCAGTCGACCACCCGGTACGTCGTGCTCACCACCGGCAAGGGCGAGGGCGGCAAGACACTCCTCCACCCCGTGCTCAACCTCGCCTCCGCCCGACTCCTGCTCACCCCGCAGGAGTTCTCGGTCATCCAGGTCGACGACACGGTCCTCGACGCGGGTAAGCCGCCGCGTGGCCCGATCCTCGGCATCCCCTACGCGCCCGACCGACTGCCCAGCGCCGACGAGGCCGGCCGGGCCAAGCGCTGGGCCGTCTGCGAACAGCCCGGCGGCGGCAAGGGGGCCAGCGTGCAGAAGGCGACCTTCGTCTTCGCCGACCGGGACTTCAGGCGCACCGAGGGCAAGGGCGAGAAGCTCGTCGACGGGCAGATCCTGTACGTCAAGGGCCAGAAGGACAACGCCCGTTACCTCGTCGACCACACCGGCACGAAGTACCTGATCCCCGGTGACCCGGCCCGGTCCGCCGGACTCGCCACCGCGCTGGTCGGCCTCAACCGGCAGCCGCAGCCGGTCACCGACGACTGGCTCGCCACCCTGCACACCGGCAGCCCCGTCGAGTTCCCGCGCATCCCCGGCGAGGTCGGCACCGCGGCCGGCATCGGCGGCGACGCCGGGAGCGGACTGAGCCAGACCGAGGACCGGGTGGGAATGGTCCTGCTCGCCCAGACCGGTTCCGGGCCGCAGCACTACGTGGTCCTGCCGGGCAAGGTCCAGCCGGTCTCGGAGTTCACGGCCTGGCTGCTCATCAACTCCCCGCAGACCGACGCTCTCGACATGGACGGCCGCGCGACCGCCGTCGACGCGGCTTCCTTCACCCCCGACTCCGCCGCCTTCGCCGCCGACCTGCGCTGGCCCTCCCGCAAGTCCGCCCAGGTCAACGCCACGAGCGGCGCGGGCGCCCGCGACACGGTGTGCAGCGTCCTCGACAAGGTCGACGACAAGGGCCGTACGACGCTGACCACCTGGGCCGGTACCCGGTACCCGGCCGAGATCACGGCCGGCGGCACCAGCACGTACGTCACCCCCGGCAGCGGGCTGCTCTACACCCAGGTCCAGGGCAACCAGGCCAAGCCGGACGGCTCGCTCTTCCTGGTGACCGACACCGGGCTGCGCTACGCGGTCCAGGCGAACGGCGACAGCGACGCCGCCCGCTCCGACATCGGCGCCGGAGGTCAGGGCGGGCAGACGGACGGACGTCCGGAAGCGAGCGAGGCGCAGAGTCGTCTCGGCTACGAGAAGGTGACGCCGGTGCTGGTCCCGATGGCCTGGTCGGAGTTCCTTTCCAAGGGGCCGCGGCTCGACACCAACAGCGCCCGCCAGCCGCAGGGCTCGTAG
- the eccE gene encoding type VII secretion protein EccE codes for MASATRTRSTAGAPSAASPARPTAADTGTSAPVAPRLRGRPGHFGSFRLQQLVLIEIAAASLLVAWVVEPLLLVPAGVFATLLVLLALVRRHRRSMPEWLTTFLALRARTRRAASLTVPEGTEPGLAPLVECDPALRTYAYSDRDRRPVGMIGDGTFLTALVRVESEGTALRPDRAARPLPVALVRDVLEVDGIRLESAQIVQHTQPAPAPHLPEQSMAARNYAPLQAQTGSPALRITWIALKLDPELCPEAVAARGDGLEGAQKCVVRAADQLASRLAGAGFRATVLTEQELIAALATSSCASPMAIAQAGRGQAQARRTQETARTWRIDDRRHTTYWVGRWPQLGGAGGAGASMPQLVALLTSLPALATTFSLTLSGGDRQEVTVAGHVRITGRSDEELVAARHELERAARGVRTGLVRLDREQVPGMLASLPLGGAR; via the coding sequence ATGGCATCCGCGACGCGGACACGGTCCACGGCGGGAGCACCCTCCGCGGCGTCTCCGGCGCGGCCGACGGCAGCGGACACCGGAACCTCGGCACCGGTCGCCCCGCGTCTGCGCGGGCGCCCGGGACACTTCGGGTCGTTCCGATTGCAACAGCTCGTGCTGATCGAGATCGCGGCGGCTTCGCTCCTCGTGGCCTGGGTCGTCGAACCCCTGCTGCTGGTCCCCGCGGGCGTGTTCGCGACCCTGCTGGTCCTGCTCGCCCTGGTGCGCAGGCACCGGCGCTCGATGCCGGAGTGGCTGACCACCTTCCTGGCACTGCGCGCACGGACCCGCCGGGCGGCCTCCCTCACCGTCCCGGAGGGCACGGAACCGGGTCTGGCGCCGCTCGTGGAGTGCGATCCGGCCCTGCGGACCTACGCGTACAGCGACCGGGACCGCCGGCCGGTCGGGATGATCGGCGACGGAACCTTCCTGACGGCGCTGGTGCGCGTCGAGTCCGAGGGCACGGCGCTGCGCCCGGACCGGGCGGCCCGGCCGCTGCCGGTGGCGCTCGTCCGGGACGTGCTGGAGGTCGACGGCATCCGGCTGGAGTCCGCCCAGATCGTGCAGCACACCCAGCCCGCGCCCGCCCCGCACCTGCCGGAGCAGTCGATGGCCGCGCGCAACTACGCGCCGCTGCAGGCCCAGACGGGGTCGCCGGCCCTGCGCATCACGTGGATCGCGCTGAAACTCGACCCCGAGCTGTGCCCGGAGGCGGTCGCCGCGCGCGGGGACGGCCTGGAGGGCGCGCAGAAATGCGTGGTGCGAGCGGCGGACCAGTTGGCCAGCCGACTGGCCGGTGCCGGGTTCCGGGCGACGGTGCTGACCGAGCAGGAGCTGATCGCCGCGCTCGCGACCTCGAGCTGTGCGAGCCCGATGGCCATCGCCCAGGCGGGACGGGGGCAGGCGCAGGCGCGCAGGACCCAGGAGACCGCACGGACCTGGCGGATCGACGACCGCCGGCACACCACGTACTGGGTGGGCCGCTGGCCCCAGTTGGGCGGCGCGGGAGGCGCGGGCGCCTCGATGCCCCAGCTCGTCGCGCTGCTGACGTCCCTTCCGGCGCTGGCGACGACGTTCAGCCTGACGCTGAGCGGCGGCGACCGCCAGGAGGTGACGGTCGCCGGACACGTACGGATCACCGGGCGCAGCGACGAGGAGCTGGTGGCGGCGCGGCACGAACTGGAGCGGGCGGCACGCGGGGTGCGGACCGGTCTGGTCCGGCTGGACCGTGAGCAGGTTCCGGGCATGCTGGCCTCGCTGCCGCTCGGAGGTGCGCGCTGA
- a CDS encoding SCO5717 family growth-regulating ATPase translates to MNGDRDESRGGWNPPVDDQSDADPAEMTGEFTIDYTPPAWYTRNATGGTTTGGATAPPPTGAPVAVPGPPAGSGFEPTWGPVRQAPGAPVPATSEASGAPVPPVPGTQGPVPPSAAPAQVPEHSTAQTPDAPAPVARQEPADGGSFGGGDLESGATMRFSPAALRREMAEITERAENFRSEARQAASGMDAAAGATPTGPGDTRDTGDFLMAGPGEAATGTGVGADRGTEPHGPDTDTTAPAAPTAGAPEQDPSGGSSDAPGDQESGGAAEVSDGLAVDAPGAGPEAAAASGEQPPATPSTPEATEPGAQTAGARTPGAQTAAEQVPVRDADDAAAAAAEATPVTDAAPGAALPGPADAALAPAPETWGPNAPRGGAGLPPLPPSFQPAAPASAPQWPIPSPEDSGPTPQQGAPLPAAASWPAAMPPNAQAPAQPQTPQGGYGFPHPGAQPPATPHQPAIPAQPQTPHGGYGFPHPGAQPPATPHQPAAPAQPQTPHGGYGFPHPGAQPPATPHQPAAPAQPQTPHGGYGFPHPGAQPPATPHQPAIPAQPEPAQHPVDPRTGAAWPMALTHDQRERSVPGAPLGYTAAVELSSDRLLRNNKQKAKSSRNPGASARFKLGGKKEEAERQRKLELIRTPVLSCYRIAVISLKGGVGKTTTTTALGSTLATERQDKILAIDANPDAGTLGRRVRRETGATIRDLVQAIPYLNSYMDIRRFTSQAPSGLEIIANDVDPAVSTTFNDEDYRRAIDILGKQYPIILTDSGTGLLYSAMRGVLDLADQLIIISTPSVDGASSASTTLDWLSAHGYAELVQRSITVISGVRETGKMIKVDDIVQHFQTRCRGVVVVPFDEHLSAGAEVDLDMMRPKTREAYFNLSAMVAEDFVRAQQAQGLWTGDNQGGLPPHMAPPMPGQPQAYPGQPGPSAPQQPYPPHPGHPGQPGLQQGYAPQAPQPYPPHPGQPGHTGGQPYPPQPYPPQQGQPGMPQGWQQPPAPPEGEQPPGSVPPAGWPQQPPQAPPTSRQ, encoded by the coding sequence GTGAACGGCGATCGGGACGAGAGCCGCGGGGGCTGGAATCCGCCCGTCGACGATCAGTCCGACGCGGATCCCGCCGAGATGACGGGTGAGTTCACCATCGACTACACCCCTCCGGCCTGGTACACCCGGAACGCCACGGGAGGTACCACGACCGGAGGCGCGACGGCGCCGCCGCCGACCGGCGCGCCCGTGGCCGTTCCGGGACCGCCCGCGGGCAGCGGTTTCGAACCGACGTGGGGCCCCGTGCGACAGGCACCCGGGGCGCCCGTCCCGGCGACGTCCGAAGCGTCCGGTGCGCCCGTCCCTCCGGTACCCGGGACGCAGGGGCCGGTGCCGCCTTCCGCCGCGCCCGCGCAGGTACCCGAGCACTCCACCGCGCAGACTCCGGACGCACCGGCGCCGGTGGCGCGGCAGGAGCCCGCCGACGGAGGTTCCTTCGGGGGCGGAGACCTGGAGAGCGGTGCGACGATGCGCTTCTCCCCCGCCGCGCTCCGGCGCGAGATGGCGGAGATCACCGAGCGGGCGGAGAACTTCCGTTCCGAGGCGCGGCAGGCCGCGTCCGGCATGGACGCTGCGGCCGGTGCCACCCCCACGGGACCCGGCGACACCCGCGACACCGGCGACTTCCTCATGGCCGGTCCGGGCGAAGCCGCGACGGGTACGGGTGTGGGCGCGGATCGTGGCACGGAGCCGCACGGCCCGGACACGGACACGACCGCACCGGCCGCCCCGACGGCAGGTGCACCGGAACAGGATCCGTCGGGCGGGTCGTCGGACGCTCCCGGGGACCAGGAGTCCGGCGGGGCGGCCGAGGTGTCCGACGGACTCGCCGTCGATGCCCCGGGCGCTGGTCCGGAGGCCGCCGCCGCGTCCGGCGAGCAGCCTCCCGCCACGCCGTCCACCCCGGAGGCGACCGAGCCCGGCGCGCAGACGGCTGGTGCCCGGACTCCCGGTGCGCAGACGGCTGCTGAGCAGGTGCCCGTACGCGATGCCGACGATGCCGCCGCAGCGGCGGCCGAGGCCACGCCCGTGACGGACGCGGCTCCGGGGGCGGCGCTTCCCGGACCGGCGGACGCCGCGTTGGCGCCGGCTCCGGAGACGTGGGGCCCGAACGCGCCGCGGGGTGGCGCCGGACTCCCTCCGCTGCCGCCGTCGTTCCAGCCGGCCGCGCCGGCCTCCGCGCCGCAGTGGCCCATCCCGTCTCCGGAGGACAGCGGGCCCACGCCACAGCAGGGCGCACCGCTGCCCGCCGCCGCGTCCTGGCCCGCGGCCATGCCGCCGAACGCCCAGGCTCCCGCACAGCCCCAGACCCCGCAGGGCGGTTACGGCTTCCCCCACCCCGGCGCCCAACCACCCGCCACACCCCACCAACCGGCCATCCCCGCACAGCCCCAGACCCCACACGGCGGATACGGCTTCCCCCACCCCGGCGCCCAACCACCCGCCACACCCCACCAACCGGCCGCCCCCGCACAGCCCCAGACCCCACACGGCGGATACGGCTTCCCCCACCCCGGCGCCCAACCACCCGCCACACCCCACCAACCGGCCGCCCCCGCACAGCCCCAGACCCCACACGGCGGATACGGCTTCCCCCACCCCGGCGCCCAACCACCCGCCACACCCCACCAACCGGCCATCCCCGCACAGCCCGAGCCCGCGCAGCACCCGGTCGACCCGCGGACCGGTGCGGCCTGGCCCATGGCGCTCACGCACGACCAGCGCGAGCGTTCCGTGCCAGGTGCGCCGCTCGGGTACACCGCGGCCGTGGAGCTGTCCTCGGACCGACTGCTGCGCAACAACAAGCAGAAGGCCAAGTCGAGCCGGAATCCCGGTGCCTCGGCCCGGTTCAAGCTCGGTGGCAAGAAGGAGGAGGCGGAGCGGCAGCGGAAACTCGAGCTGATCCGCACGCCCGTCCTGTCCTGCTACCGGATCGCGGTCATCTCACTCAAGGGCGGTGTCGGCAAGACCACGACGACCACCGCCCTGGGCTCGACCCTGGCGACCGAGCGTCAGGACAAGATCCTCGCGATCGACGCCAACCCGGACGCGGGCACGCTCGGCCGGCGGGTCCGGCGTGAGACCGGGGCCACGATCCGCGACCTCGTCCAGGCGATCCCGTACCTGAACTCGTACATGGACATCCGCCGCTTCACCTCGCAGGCGCCCTCCGGTCTGGAGATCATCGCCAACGACGTGGACCCGGCGGTGTCGACGACGTTCAACGACGAGGACTACCGGCGGGCGATCGACATCCTGGGCAAGCAGTACCCGATCATCCTTACGGACTCGGGCACCGGTCTGCTCTACAGCGCGATGCGCGGCGTGCTCGACCTCGCCGACCAGTTGATCATCATCTCGACGCCGTCCGTCGACGGCGCCTCCAGCGCGTCGACCACGCTGGACTGGCTCTCGGCGCACGGCTACGCGGAACTCGTCCAGCGCTCGATCACCGTCATCTCGGGTGTCCGCGAGACAGGAAAGATGATCAAGGTCGACGACATCGTGCAGCACTTCCAGACGCGCTGCCGCGGGGTCGTCGTGGTGCCCTTCGACGAGCACCTCTCGGCGGGCGCCGAGGTGGACCTCGACATGATGCGGCCGAAGACCCGGGAGGCGTACTTCAACCTGTCGGCGATGGTCGCGGAGGACTTCGTACGGGCGCAGCAGGCGCAGGGGCTGTGGACCGGTGACAACCAGGGCGGTCTCCCGCCGCACATGGCCCCGCCGATGCCGGGTCAGCCGCAGGCGTACCCCGGGCAACCGGGCCCTTCGGCCCCGCAGCAGCCCTATCCGCCGCACCCGGGACACCCAGGACAGCCCGGCCTGCAGCAGGGGTACGCCCCACAGGCCCCGCAGCCGTACCCGCCGCACCCCGGTCAGCCCGGACACACCGGCGGGCAGCCCTACCCGCCGCAGCCCTACCCGCCCCAGCAGGGACAGCCGGGCATGCCGCAGGGCTGGCAGCAGCCGCCCGCGCCACCGGAGGGCGAGCAGCCCCCGGGCTCCGTGCCGCCCGCCGGATGGCCACAGCAGCCGCCGCAGGCGCCGCCGACCTCTCGGCAGTAG
- a CDS encoding bifunctional riboflavin kinase/FAD synthetase gives MQRWRGLEDIPQDWGRSVVTIGSYDGVHRGHQLIIGRAVERARELDAPVVVVTFDPHPSEVVRPGSHPPLLAPHHRRAELMAELGVDAVLVLPFTAAFSQLSPADFIVKVLVDKLHAKAVIEGPNFRFGHRAAGNVDFLRELGATYDYEVEVIDLYVSGVAGGGKPFSSTLTRRLVAEGDMTGAAEILGRPHRVEGVVVRGAQRGRELGFPTANVETLPHTAIPADGVYAGWLTADGERMPAAISVGTNPQFDGTERTVEAYAIDREGLDLYGLHVAVDFLVYVRGMSKFDTLDDLLVAMAADVKRCRELTESYDRG, from the coding sequence GTGCAGCGCTGGCGTGGCTTGGAGGACATCCCCCAGGACTGGGGGCGCAGCGTCGTCACCATCGGCTCCTACGACGGTGTGCACCGCGGACACCAGCTGATCATCGGGCGGGCCGTGGAGCGGGCCCGCGAGCTCGACGCCCCCGTCGTCGTCGTCACCTTCGACCCGCACCCCTCCGAGGTCGTGCGACCGGGCAGTCACCCGCCGCTGCTCGCGCCGCACCACCGTCGCGCCGAGCTGATGGCGGAGCTGGGAGTGGACGCGGTGCTGGTCCTGCCGTTCACGGCCGCGTTCTCCCAGCTGTCCCCGGCCGACTTCATCGTGAAGGTCCTGGTCGACAAGCTGCACGCGAAGGCCGTCATCGAGGGCCCCAACTTCCGCTTCGGGCACCGGGCGGCCGGGAACGTCGACTTCCTGCGGGAACTCGGAGCGACCTACGACTACGAGGTCGAGGTCATCGACCTGTACGTGAGCGGTGTGGCCGGCGGCGGAAAGCCGTTCTCCTCCACCCTCACTCGCCGGCTGGTCGCCGAGGGCGACATGACCGGTGCCGCCGAGATCCTCGGCCGGCCGCACCGCGTCGAGGGTGTCGTCGTGCGGGGCGCGCAGCGAGGCCGCGAACTCGGCTTCCCGACAGCGAACGTCGAGACGCTGCCGCACACGGCGATTCCGGCGGACGGCGTGTACGCGGGCTGGCTCACGGCGGACGGCGAGCGGATGCCGGCGGCGATCTCGGTCGGGACGAACCCTCAGTTCGACGGCACGGAGCGGACCGTCGAGGCGTACGCGATCGATCGCGAGGGCCTGGACCTGTACGGCCTTCACGTGGCCGTGGACTTCCTCGTCTACGTCCGTGGGATGTCGAAGTTCGACACGCTCGACGACCTGCTGGTGGCCATGGCCGCCGACGTCAAGCGCTGCCGCGAGCTGACGGAGTCCTACGACCGCGGCTGA